In the Elusimicrobiota bacterium genome, ACGTGATTCAACCATAATTCCACCAACCTCGAAAGGCCAAACGACGAATGGATGAGGAGAGGGGGACTCTTTACTTTGATTCGGGTGTCGGGGGAGGAGAATCCTCCTCCTCCGCCCAGCCGGTAATCATGGCTTTTAGGTTGGCACCCAGAGTGCGGCCCGTGGTGATCATGTAGATATGCACAACGATAAAAGCCAACATCCCAAAAGATCCGGCGGTGTGAAGGAGGGCCAAGAGCCCCACGTGTGGCCGAAAAAGGGAGAACAGTTCGAAACGGGGCATGGCCCAGAGAAGAAATCCCGTCAACATCTGAACAGGAAAGATGAACACCAGCAAACTGAAATAGGAAAAACGTTGGAGCGGATTAAATTTCGCGTCAGGCGTGGGCACATTGGGATGGTGTTCATGTCGAAAATTACCGCCCATATAGAAACGAATCATATCCCCCAAACCCCGCCCGCGGGGGATGAACTGGCGTACCTCCCCCGTGGTGAGGTGCCAAAACATCGTGAAGACACTCAGGACGATAAGGGAGATCCCCAAGAATTCATGCCAACGAACCGCGGGTTCAAAGTGGGGCCAACCGAAAGTCCCATGGAGAGCAAACCCTGTCCAGAGAAGAATTAAGAGGATCCCACTTTGAACCCAGTGCCAGATTCGCTCATAAATTTTGAACAGGTAGATCTTTTTCACGATTGTTTCTCCGAAATTCGAACGGGTTTTCGGCGACGACTCCGCCATCGCAACACACCGTGAATCAAGACCATGAACGTCGATCCGATGACCACGAACCATCCCAAGAAATCCAACAATCGGCTTCGACTTTGGCCAGGGATGTAAACCCCAGGGACACCCGCCAACCGACCGGTCTTCGCGTGACAGTCCTGGCACGCGAGGGCGCCCTGCCCTTCCACATTCATGTGGGACAAGGGCCAGTGCATCTCCGTCTCCACAAAATCGAAGTGGCCGCTGTAATCCAAACCGGCATACGCCATACCTTCCCGGGCGGCCACATCCCAATTAAAATCTTTCCAATAGGCCCCGGATCCCTTGGCCCCGGAGAGTTTGGGCTGAATCAAATAACGGTTGTTTACATCGTAAATTTGCCGACCCCGCATAATTTTAAAGGGCCAAATTTTGGCACCGGATTCCGGCCCCCCCCTGGGGAGGTTGAGCGACAAGATTCTCGATGGGTCGAACTTTTCCCCCAGGAGATAGCGTTGGTGGGTTCCGTCATACCATCGGTATTCGGGGACCAGGTTGGCCCCCCATTTGAATTCACCTTTGATGCCCATGTAGACGATGTCACCATCGTCGTTCAGTTCGGTCACCGACTTCCCCTCTTCGTCCAGGCGACCGGCCTTGGACCAATCCCACCAGGTCTTGGTGGGCATCTCCCGAGCGTAGCGGGGGATATGACAGGTTTGACAGGCGATTCGACGGGCATGCCAATTCAGCCGTTGGGCGTGCTGTCCCGAAAGATCTGCCCCCGTCTGCCGGAGAGCTTTCCCGGCGTTCCGTTCTTTTTGGGTGCGGGCAATAAATGGGGTTCCATGGGGGGACGTCCCGTGACATTTGGCACAGGAAAGCGCGTCCCCAGTACGGACCGCCACCGACGCGGAATGGCCGGTGATCCGGTGGGGAATTTCTTCCCCCTTGTGACAGGTCGAACAGGTGAACCCCAATCCATCTTTTCCCATGTGCAGGTCGAGGCCCCGACCGGCCTCGATCAGGGTGGGATCCAGATCCCCATGTTTGACCCCTTCACCGCCCCCCCCGGCGAAGTGACACTTGCCACAGCTTTCCACACTGGTGGGTCCCACCCCCTGGGCCACACGAACCCAATCGGTGGCCCCCCCAGGAGAAGAATGCCCTAAATCGTCCGATGAAGCTGGACGCGCGTATTCGCCGGTGGTATCGTGACAAACCAGGCAGTCCACCCGGGTGGGATCGGAGAAATCGAAGGTCTTATCTTTCCAGCCGTAGCCGATATGACAACGGGTACAGGACGCCTCATTGGATTGAATTCCGATGCAGAAGTTATTAATCAAGTTGGCCTTACCGATCCGTCGAGGCTTGCCGTCCGATCCGGGAACCACGGTTTCCTC is a window encoding:
- a CDS encoding cytochrome b/b6 domain-containing protein; translation: MKKIYLFKIYERIWHWVQSGILLILLWTGFALHGTFGWPHFEPAVRWHEFLGISLIVLSVFTMFWHLTTGEVRQFIPRGRGLGDMIRFYMGGNFRHEHHPNVPTPDAKFNPLQRFSYFSLLVFIFPVQMLTGFLLWAMPRFELFSLFRPHVGLLALLHTAGSFGMLAFIVVHIYMITTGRTLGANLKAMITGWAEEEDSPPPTPESK
- a CDS encoding cytochrome C → MNRNKIGFLLFLLSLLCFVPAQAERTVDHRSFPALKGPFKDGPSVTKACLTCHLQSAHEIMETPHWLWKGEETVVPGSDGKPRRIGKANLINNFCIGIQSNEASCTRCHIGYGWKDKTFDFSDPTRVDCLVCHDTTGEYARPASSDDLGHSSPGGATDWVRVAQGVGPTSVESCGKCHFAGGGGEGVKHGDLDPTLIEAGRGLDLHMGKDGLGFTCSTCHKGEEIPHRITGHSASVAVRTGDALSCAKCHGTSPHGTPFIARTQKERNAGKALRQTGADLSGQHAQRLNWHARRIACQTCHIPRYAREMPTKTWWDWSKAGRLDEEGKSVTELNDDGDIVYMGIKGEFKWGANLVPEYRWYDGTHQRYLLGEKFDPSRILSLNLPRGGPESGAKIWPFKIMRGRQIYDVNNRYLIQPKLSGAKGSGAYWKDFNWDVAAREGMAYAGLDYSGHFDFVETEMHWPLSHMNVEGQGALACQDCHAKTGRLAGVPGVYIPGQSRSRLLDFLGWFVVIGSTFMVLIHGVLRWRSRRRKPVRISEKQS